A window from Lepus europaeus isolate LE1 chromosome 20, mLepTim1.pri, whole genome shotgun sequence encodes these proteins:
- the LOC133749448 gene encoding olfactory receptor 7A10-like: MQPGNDTRSLEFLLLGFSEDPALQPLIFGLFLSIYLVTVAGNLLIVLVILSDPHLHTPMYFFLSNLSLVDVCFTSTTVPKMLVNIQTQSKAISYAGCITQMFFFLLFAELDNFLLVVMAYDRFMAICQPLHYAVVMNPRLCVQLLLVCWVISVLHALLQSLLLLRLSFCTHLEIPHFFCELNQVIHSACSDTFLNDFILYFVSVLLGGGPLAGILYSYSKIVSSIRALSSTQGKHKAFSTCASHLSVISLFYGTGIGVYLSSAFTQNPHTTSMASVMYTVVTPMLNPFIYSLRNEDIKRALKRSLCQDKI, encoded by the exons ATGCAGCCAGGGAATGATACACGAAGTTTAGAATTCCTTCTCCTGGGATTCTCAGAGGATCCAGCGCTGCAACCCCTCATATTtgggctcttcctctccatctacctggtcactgtggctgggAATCTGCTCATTGTCCTGGTCATCCTATCagacccccacctccacacacccatgtacttcttcctctccaacctgTCCTTGGTAGACGTCTGCTTCACCTCCACCACCGTCCCCAAGATGCTGGTGAACATCCAGACGCAGAGCAAAGCCATCAGCTATGCAGGCTGCATCACCCAGATGTTCTTCTTCCTGCTGTTTGCAGAGTTGGACAACTTCCTTCTGGTTGTGATGGCCTATGACCGGTTCATGGCCATCTGTCAGCCTTTGCACTATGCAGTCGTCATGAACCCCCGGCTCTGTGTGCAGCTGCTCCTGGTGTGCTGGGTCATCAGTGTCCTGCATGCCTTGTTGCAAAGCCTACTGTTGCTACGGCTGTCCTTCTGCACACACCTGGAAATCCCCCACTTCTTCTGTGAGCTGAACCAGGTGATCCACAGTGCCTGCTCTGACACCTTTCttaatgatttcattttgtattttgtatctGTGCTGTTGGGTGGAGGTCCCCTGGCTGGGATCCTGTACTCCTACTCTAAGATCGTCTCCTCCATCCGTGCACTCTCCTCCACTCAGGGGAAGCATAAAGCATtttccacctgtgcctctcacctctcTGTCATCTCCTTATTTTATGGCACAGGAATAGGTGTCTACCTTAGCTCTGCCTTTACCCAAAACCCACACACAACTTCAATGGCCTCAGTGATGTACACCGTGGTcacccccatgctgaaccccttcatctacagcctgaggaaTGAAGACATAAAGAGGGCCCTGAAGAGATC gctctgccaggacaaaatc